One Maniola jurtina chromosome 25, ilManJurt1.1, whole genome shotgun sequence DNA segment encodes these proteins:
- the LOC123878212 gene encoding 23 kDa integral membrane protein-like: protein MAKEDLLKGVLYVMNIIYAVFGLVTAATGIWFFVQLSEFVALRNSNHYLLDYRVYWPQVAPWLFILLGLFVIMVSFCGWCGANKESRGLLGMYGLFMILIVIGQLLAATLIFVFVDGEDTDKFIKDTVYDGYYNSQSNPDVFKAFGKIERKLRCCGANDARDYRSWRNDLPLTCCLDSYYRATCDFTDKEANERLGCAKVAAVYTKIISSSVAGASLLISLVEITGVIIAWKLFNSLREVEHYITERKEGETEC, encoded by the coding sequence atggcgaAAGAAGACCTTCTAAAAGGTGTTCTGTATGTTATGAACATAATATACGCGGTGTTCGGATTAGTGACAGCGGCTACAGGAATCTGGTTTTTCGTGCAACTTTCCGAATTCGTTGCATTGAGAAACAGTAACCACTATTTACTGGATTATAGGGTTTACTGGCCTCAAGTTGCACCATGGCTGTTTATCCTTCTCGGATTATTTGTGATCATGGTATCTTTCTGTGGATGGTGCGGTGCTAACAAAGAAAGCAGAGGACTCTTGGGGATGTACGgacttttcatgattctaattGTCATTGGACAACTGCTTGCGGCAACTTTGATCTTCGTTTTCGTCGATGGAGAAGACACTGATAAATTCATAAAGGACACAGTTTATGATGGATACTACAATTCTCAATCCAACCCGGATGTCTTCAAAGCTTTTGGGAAAATTGAAAGGAAACTAAGATGCTGTGGTGCTAATGACGCTCGAGATTACAGAAGCTGGAGAAATGATCTTCCCTTGACCTGTTGTTTGGATAGTTATTACAGAGCAACCTGTGACTTTACTGACAAGGAAGCCAATGAAAGATTAGGATGTGCTAAAGTGGCAGCAGTTTACACCAAGATTATCAGTTCTTCTGTTGCTGGTGCTTCGTTACTTATATCTCTAGTTGAGATAACTGGTGTTATTATAGCTTGGAAACTCTTCAATTCTTTGAGAGAAGTGGAACATTATATAACGGAGAGAAAAGAGGGTGAAACTGAGTGTTAA